The Aeromicrobium senzhongii genome includes a window with the following:
- a CDS encoding PQQ-dependent sugar dehydrogenase, with amino-acid sequence MDRRSVITAGAALGAMWLAGCRGGEESARPRGSTGAPPPSPPSSAATPEPIDPRLDGTVATGLNVPWAIVFLADGTALVTQRDDASIVRVAPDGRVTPVGDVPGVAPGGEGGLQGLAVAPGDESALFAYLTGPDDNRVVRLDFDGERIGRAEPILTGMAKAFNHQGGALTFDRQGHLFVAVGDAARAETAQDRDSLNGKILRIDQEGRAVDGNPFGNRVWSLGHRNVEGLAWDGSGRLWASEFGDQRTDELNRIVKGGNYGWPQVEGDGGDDRFVRPAATWSTQEASPAGLAISGERAFLAALRGERLWQVPLDGAQAGRPRAFLTGELGRLRSVAVAPDGSLWVGTSNTDGRGQVRRGDDRIVRVAISA; translated from the coding sequence ATGGACCGCAGATCCGTCATCACCGCCGGGGCCGCCCTCGGGGCGATGTGGCTCGCGGGCTGTCGGGGCGGCGAGGAGTCGGCCCGCCCCCGTGGTTCCACCGGCGCCCCGCCCCCGTCGCCACCGTCGAGCGCCGCGACCCCCGAGCCGATCGATCCCCGGTTGGACGGCACCGTGGCCACGGGCCTGAACGTGCCCTGGGCGATCGTCTTCCTGGCCGACGGCACCGCCCTGGTCACCCAGCGCGACGACGCGTCGATCGTGCGGGTCGCGCCGGACGGCCGGGTGACACCGGTCGGTGACGTTCCCGGGGTCGCGCCCGGGGGAGAGGGCGGGCTGCAGGGACTCGCCGTCGCACCCGGCGACGAGTCCGCCCTGTTCGCCTACCTCACCGGGCCGGACGACAACCGCGTCGTTCGTCTGGACTTCGACGGTGAGCGCATCGGCCGGGCCGAGCCGATCCTGACCGGGATGGCGAAGGCGTTCAACCACCAGGGCGGTGCGTTGACCTTCGATCGTCAGGGGCACCTGTTCGTGGCGGTCGGTGACGCGGCCCGGGCCGAGACGGCCCAGGATCGTGACTCGCTCAACGGCAAGATCCTGCGGATCGACCAAGAGGGTCGGGCGGTCGACGGCAACCCCTTCGGCAACCGGGTCTGGTCCCTCGGGCACCGCAACGTCGAGGGTCTGGCCTGGGACGGCTCCGGGCGGCTGTGGGCCAGCGAGTTCGGCGACCAGCGCACCGACGAGCTCAATCGCATCGTCAAGGGCGGCAACTACGGCTGGCCGCAGGTGGAGGGCGACGGCGGTGACGACCGGTTCGTCCGTCCGGCCGCCACGTGGTCGACGCAGGAGGCGTCACCGGCCGGCCTGGCGATCAGCGGCGAGCGGGCGTTCCTCGCGGCCCTGCGCGGCGAGCGGTTGTGGCAGGTCCCGTTGGACGGCGCGCAGGCCGGCAGGCCGCGGGCGTTCCTGACCGGGGAGCTGGGCCGGCTGCGTTCGGTGGCGGTGGCTCCCGACGGCTCGCTGTGGGTGGGGACGTCGAACACCGACGGCCGCGGGCAGGTGCGCCGCGGCGACGACCGCATCGTCCGCGTCGCCATCTCGGCGTGA
- the cspE gene encoding transcription antiterminator/RNA stability regulator CspE: MATGTVKWFNADKGFGFIAPDDGGEDVFAHYSAIQTNGYRSLNEDQKVEFDVEQGQKGLQAANIRPL, encoded by the coding sequence ATGGCCACCGGTACCGTCAAGTGGTTCAACGCCGACAAGGGCTTCGGCTTCATCGCCCCCGATGACGGCGGCGAGGACGTGTTCGCGCACTACAGCGCGATCCAGACCAACGGTTACCGCTCGCTGAACGAGGACCAGAAGGTCGAGTTCGACGTCGAGCAGGGACAGAAGGGCCTCCAGGCTGCCAACATCCGGCCGCTCTGA
- a CDS encoding exodeoxyribonuclease III gives MLRISTVNVNGIRAAWRKGMKEWLESRDADIITLQEVRAPDAIVHEILEGTDYHVVHTEAAAKGRSGVAVLSRLEPTSHRVGNGDAFFDDSGRWIEADLTLPDGSVLTVVSVYVHSGEAGTPRQEEKYRFLDQMTKRMAELGAMDGHALVTGDLNVGHTELDIRNWKGNLKKAGFLPEERAYFDQFFGDLGWYDVHRHLAGPVEGPYTWWSMRGQAFDNDTGWRIDYQLATPELAAAARVATVDRAPSWGERWSDHAPLTIDYDLG, from the coding sequence GTGCTCAGGATCTCGACCGTCAACGTCAATGGCATCCGCGCCGCATGGCGCAAGGGGATGAAGGAGTGGCTCGAGAGCCGCGACGCCGACATCATCACGTTGCAGGAGGTCCGCGCTCCCGACGCGATCGTGCACGAGATCCTCGAGGGCACGGACTACCACGTGGTCCACACCGAGGCCGCCGCGAAGGGCCGCTCCGGCGTGGCCGTGCTCAGCCGCCTCGAGCCGACCAGTCACCGGGTCGGCAACGGTGACGCGTTCTTCGACGACTCGGGCCGCTGGATCGAGGCCGACCTGACCCTGCCCGACGGCTCGGTCCTCACGGTGGTCAGCGTGTACGTCCACTCCGGCGAGGCCGGCACGCCGCGCCAGGAGGAGAAGTACCGCTTCCTGGACCAGATGACCAAGCGCATGGCCGAGCTGGGCGCCATGGACGGGCACGCCCTCGTCACCGGCGACCTCAACGTCGGCCACACCGAGCTGGACATCCGCAACTGGAAGGGCAACCTCAAGAAGGCCGGGTTCCTGCCCGAGGAGCGCGCCTACTTCGACCAGTTCTTCGGTGACCTGGGCTGGTACGACGTGCACCGCCACCTGGCCGGCCCGGTCGAGGGCCCGTACACGTGGTGGTCCATGCGCGGCCAGGCGTTCGACAACGACACCGGCTGGCGGATCGACTACCAGCTCGCCACGCCCGAACTGGCGGCCGCGGCCCGGGTCGCCACCGTGGACCGCGCCCCGAGCTGGGGCGAGCGGTGGTCCGACCACGCGCCGCTGACGATCGACTACGACCTCGGCTGA